A section of the Oscarella lobularis chromosome 15, ooOscLobu1.1, whole genome shotgun sequence genome encodes:
- the LOC136196280 gene encoding uncharacterized protein: protein MKKRIALVSPCNVCKDISISIESHPLDINTYPGPTGPVTEATQQNAVSWLSCFSSLAHFACRTASFKIEPPLTTLACDVLRNDFQLSDFRPGQLDAILSIARGEDVVVRFGTNGGKSLCYQLPPRLLGKSSCAVIVSPLSALMREQTMKTLSKRLVLIAIDEAHCVAEWGDDFRVDFKFLRRLRDVAACPVMALTATLTKRTKITIEERIGLKNPNFVVTTINRPNLYIWFLKQRQTHEASLQPVMESLISGKEKTIIFVKTKNVATDIWEIFHSKYPDQVAIHHSSLTTEIRRQTERDFREGRKVLVIATVGFGMGIDISDVRIVVCYGSPDTVEGMFQVE from the exons ATGAAGAAGCGAATCGCACTCGTGTCACCATGTAACGTGTGTAAAGATATATCTATTAGCATCGAGAGCCACCCGCTAGATATTAACACCTACCCCGGACCAACGGGTCCCGTCACAGAAGCCACACAGCAGAACGCG GTCTCGTGGCTCTCgtgcttctcttcgctaGCGCACTTCGCTTGCAGGACCGCGTCTTTCAAAATAGAGCCGCCACTGACAACCTTGGCTTGCGACGTTCTACGGAACGACTTTCAGCTCTCGGACTTTCGTCCGGGGCAGTTAGATGCCATCCTGAGCATAGCGAGGGGGGAAGACGTGGTAGTTCGTTTTGGAACGAATGGTGGAAAATCCCTTTGCTACCAGCTTCCACCTCGCTTACTTGGAAAGTCTTCCTGCGCTGTTATAGTTAGTCCTCTTAGCGCCCTGATGAGAGAACAG ACTATGAAGACCCTATCTAAGCGTCTCGTCCTAATAGCAATCGACGAAGCTCACTGCGTTGCAGAATG GGGTGATGACTTTAGAGTGGACTTTaaatttcttcgacgtcttcgagacGTCGCTGCATGCCCGGTCATGGCACTAACAGCAACTCTAACAAAACGTACAAAGATTACAATAGAAGAAAGAATTGGGCTGAAAAACCCAAATTTCGTCGTAACAACTATAAACAGACCCAACCTGTACATATGGTTTCTGAAGCAACGTCAAACGCACGAG GCATCTCTTCAACCTGTCATGGAATCCCTGATTtcaggaaaagagaagacaatAATATTtgtcaaaacaaaaaatgttGCCACGGACATATGGGaaatctttcattcaaagTATCCAGACCAAGTCGCAATTCATCACTCATCCCTAACCACAGAAATAAGACGTCAAACAGAAAGGGATTTTCGAGAGGGACGCAAAGTTCTCGTCATCGCTACCGTCGGATTTGGAATG ggaATTGAtattagtgacgtcagaattgtTGTTTGTTACGGATCACCTGATACCGTCGAGGGCATGTTTCAGGTAGAATAG
- the LOC136195838 gene encoding uncharacterized protein, producing MFMLKIAPLCALCIAFALSSAVNGSDENVDQGQRGYPGHPGPQGVRGHKGEKGATGTTGNRGQKGEQGMTGPPGSQGKEGPAGVVGPPGPSCVGSPGPQGPRGSTGVQGYRGPQGTKGIKGATGLKGVQGLIGPRGTEGDDGNPGPPGHPGDRGPKGDRGLPGYKGQPGSQGVPGPELSEDILRKYFEPFKALETQYKKLELSVQSLQADKRKLQEEVITLRLNYSSSTDRPAAHLYGNYGSYMSSSQTITQWATSTNGNYQSFLRGGMAYSNGYITVPQDGLYYIYVQMAFYPSSSGTPIYFDIRINESSVVRYYFQDHSSNQRHDEQTSFMRFLLKGDRVSVYASGSRYYLQAPHGFFGAYKL from the exons ATGTTTATGCTCAAAATAGCTCCACTTTGTGCCCTCTGCATTGCCTTCGCCCTGTCTTCAGCAGTCAATGGCTCAGATGAAAACGTTGACCAGGGACAGCGT GGCTACCCAGGTCATCCAGGACCGCAGGGAGTTCGT GGACACAAAGGCGAAAAAGGAGCCACGGGTACAACAGGAAATCGCGGACAAAAG GGTGAACAAGGGATGACGGGTCCACCGGGAAGTCAAGGCAAAGAGGGACCTGCTGGCGTTGTTGGTCCGCCAGGACCAAGCTGCGTTGGCTCGCCAGGGCCTCAAGGACCAAGAGGCAGCACAGGAGTTCAG GGATACAGAGGGCCACAAGGCACAAAGGGTATAAAAGGAGCTACAGGACTCAAG GGCGTACAAGGCCTAATAGGGCCAAGGGGAActgaaggagacgacggcaaTCCG GGTCCACCGGGACATCCTGGAgatagagggcctaaaggGGACAGG GGTCTTCCTGGTTACAAAGGGCAGCCTGGATCACAAGGAGTGCCTGGACCAGAG CTCAGTGAAGACATCTTGCGGAAATATTTTGAGCCATTTAAAGCGCTAGAGACGCAG TACAAGAAGCTAGAACTGTCTGTTCAGTCACTGCAGGCCGAC aaaagaaaactccAGGAAGAAGTGATCACTCTTCGTTTAAATTATTCTTCGAGCACTGATCGGCCGGCAGCTCATCTGTATGGAAACTACGGCAGCTACATGTCGAGCA GTCAAACGATTACGCAGTGGGCGACTTCAACTAATGGCAACTATCAATCGTTTCTCAGGGGTGGAATGGCTTACAGCAATGGCTACATTACTGTGCCTCAAGACGGGCTTTACTACATCTACGTCCAAATGGCTTTCTACCCGTCAAGCTCTGGAACCCCCATCTATTTTGACATTCGCATCAACGAAAGCAGTGTAGTCCGATATTACTTCCAAGACCACAGTTCGAATCAACGGCATGACGAACAAACAAGTTTCATGAGGTTTTTACTGAAAGGAGATCGTGTATCTGTTTACGCTAGCGGCAGCCGATATTACCTCCAGGCTCCTCATGGCTTCTTTGGCGCATACAAACTTTAA
- the LOC136196400 gene encoding uncharacterized protein isoform X2, with the protein MAQSASPERRTSHESALIGDELHLFGGRTVKSSFFLKSYTYYFSRDEIWTCNVQQKKKWIRRVAGGKNIPPPCEGARCVVINGIMYSYGGRKKDGGHLGEVFRLDPKKMKWIQLATPIHGKKPWQRLSCCLWAIGKRMIMFGGFSLHIPQDRLQSGAQCDVGVNNEIYELVFEEGRKKDVELSGERPQPRARAAMETIDQHRGLLHRGDDGSLFGESFADAFVIDLREKKWIYINFLPKPSARFRHRICRLSKKGFQERNCFLLVGGDIKDNASDNAYILDFDKRKSYAFHLNPEIAPIDHHTLHCVENRDGSARIIVTGGEDRRELKEVLNEFTLGPSNDSYMKIETQIIPSAQLISTVSQNESLITRNIERELEEMRMEVAKLQDERAQSHQVIEEQRRQLAEERMQKTRLEARYQSLEEERSRLAEEKSALETSCNSLQKENNVLRTKNRDLEREKTDVIFAYEAQTTRCRDLEREKIEATHALAAQTRTLSEVQKNLDQFMNVLSIGADQVCLTNEKLGSGAYADVIIGHWHGMPVAVKKFHDLITTQRTIPTFRREVLTASRLHHPNIIRVCGAVMEDGIPFQIVSELLEGSVSEVIDAAHSSPCYLSHYEQISIVVQMTSAIAYLHGLQPRPYVHADIRPTNVLLTRDMKVKVADLGAAHLVESSKSAGPLSRQYLAPERMSPTSARSSLPSDVYSLGVSLIEIFTGVDAIPEERNSQLSQISNRRRLHRICFRMISDEERIRERPTSANCLAVLIREMEEVIENGSSAMKRLVKGEFEGEGDRRHKVVLSDTYHP; encoded by the exons ATGGCCCAATCAGCATCACCTGAACGTCGAACGAGTCACGAAAGTGCGTTGATTGGCGATGAATtgcatctcttcggtggAAGAACTGTGAAGAGTTCATTCTTTTTGAAATCATACACATATTATTTCTCGCGCGATGAAATTTGGACGTGTAATGTccaacaaaagaagaaatggatcCGTCGTGTTGCCGGAGGAAAGAatattcctcctccttgcgAAGGAGCACGATGCGTGGTCATCAATGGAATCATGTATTCGTACGGGGGAAGGAAGAAAGACGGGGGTCATCTGGGAGAGGTGTTTCGTTTggatccgaagaaaatgaaatggatCCAATTAGCCACGCCCATCCATGGAAAGAAACCATGGCAACGCCTCTCTTGCTGTTTGTGGGCCATTGGAAAAAGAatgatcatgtttgggggaTTCAGCCTACACATTCCTCAAGATCGTCTCCAATCAGGAGCACAATGCGATGTGGGAGTGAATAATGAGATTTATGAACTTGTATTTGAGGAGGGAAGGAAAAAAG ATGTTGAATTAAGTGGAGAAAGACCACAACCACGTGCCCGTGCTGCTATGGAAACGATTGATCAACATCGAGGATTACTCCATAGAGGAGATGATGGTAGTCTTTTTGGAGAATCATTTGCTGATGCatttgtgattgatttgagagaaaag AAATGGATTTACATCAATTTTCTTCCGAAACCATCCGCTCGATTTCGTCACAGAATATGTCGATTATCGAAAAAAGGGTTTCAAGAAAGAAACTGCTTTCTTCTTGTTGGCGGGGACATCAAAGACAACGCTTCAGACAACGCCTACATTCTTGACTttgacaaaagaaaatcataCGCG TTTCACCTAAACCCGGAAATAGCACCTATTGATCATCACACTCTCCATTGCGTAGAGAATCGAGATGGATCTGCTCGGATCATTGTCACAGGGGGAGAAGACCGAAGAGAATTGAAAGAAGTTCTGAATGAATTTACTCTTG gTCCGTCAAACGACTCGTACATGAAGATTGAAACGCAGATAATTCCTTCAGCTCAATTGATATCAACAGTGTCTCAGAATGAATCACTTATCACTCGGAATATTGAAAgagaattggaagaaatgaG AATGGAAGTGGCGAAACTTCAAGATGAAAG AGCCCAATCTCATCAAGTCATagaagaacaaagaagacaaTTGGCGGAAGAGAGAATGCAAAA aACAAGATTGGAAGCACGATACCAGTCtttggaagaagagagatCTCGTCttgcagaagaaaa ATCTGCGTTAGAGACTAGTTGCAATTCgcttcagaaagaaaataacGTTTTAAG aacCAAAAATCGTGATTTGGAAAGGGAAAAGACAGACGTGATTTTCGCTTACGAAGCTCAAAC AACCCGATGTCGTGATTTGGAGAGGGAAAAGATAGAAGCGACTCATGCTTTGGCAGCGCAAAC GAGGACTCTCTCTGAAGTCCAAAAGAACCTCGATCAATTTATGAACGTACTCAGCATTGGTGCAGATCAAGTTTGCCTTACCAATGAAAAACTTGGCTCAGGAGCATATGCAG ACGTGATTATTGGTCATTGGCACGGAATGCCAGTTGCTGTGAAGAAATTTCACGATCTCATCACAACCCAAAGAACGATTCCGACATTCCGAAGAGAAGTTCTAACAGCGAGTCGACTCCATCATCCCAACATCATCCGTGTATGCGGGGCTGTAATGGAAGATGGAATTCCATTCCAAATCGTCTCCGAATTGCTCGAGGGATCAGTGAGCGAAGTCATTGATGCAGCTCACTCATCTCCATGCTATCTTTCTCACTATGAGCAGATCTCTATTGTCGtacaaatgacgtcagctattGCTTATCTACACGGGCTCCAACCTCGTCCCTACGTTCACGCTGACATTCGTCCGACTAATGTCTTACTGACGAGGGATATGAAAGTCAAAGTTGCTGATTTGGGAGCCGCCCACCTGGTGGAGAGCTCCAAATCAGCGGGGCCCTTAAGTCGCCAATATCTTGCTCCAGAACGAATGTCGCCTACGTCCGCACGCAGCTCATTGCCTAGCGATGTCTACAGTCTGGGCGTGTCtctaattgaaatattcacCGGGGTGGACGCTATTCCGGAAGAGAGGAATAGTCAGCTCAGTCAAATAagtaatcgtcgtcgtcttcatagAATTTGCTTCAGAATGATTTCGGATGAAGAGAGAATCAGAGAGAGGCCTACGAGTGCAAACTGCTTGGCCGTTTTAATAAGGGAAATGGAGGAAGTAATTGAGAACGGCTCTTCAGCCATGAAGAGATTGGTGAAGGGAgaatttgaaggagaaggtgATCGTCGTCACAAAGTCGTTCTCTCGGACACCTATCATCCTTAA
- the LOC136196400 gene encoding uncharacterized protein isoform X1, translating to MAQSASPERRTSHESALIGDELHLFGGRTVKSSFFLKSYTYYFSRDEIWTCNVQQKKKWIRRVAGGKNIPPPCEGARCVVINGIMYSYGGRKKDGGHLGEVFRLDPKKMKWIQLATPIHGKKPWQRLSCCLWAIGKRMIMFGGFSLHIPQDRLQSGAQCDVGVNNEIYELVFEEGRKKGYWLDVELSGERPQPRARAAMETIDQHRGLLHRGDDGSLFGESFADAFVIDLREKKWIYINFLPKPSARFRHRICRLSKKGFQERNCFLLVGGDIKDNASDNAYILDFDKRKSYAFHLNPEIAPIDHHTLHCVENRDGSARIIVTGGEDRRELKEVLNEFTLGPSNDSYMKIETQIIPSAQLISTVSQNESLITRNIERELEEMRMEVAKLQDERAQSHQVIEEQRRQLAEERMQKTRLEARYQSLEEERSRLAEEKSALETSCNSLQKENNVLRTKNRDLEREKTDVIFAYEAQTTRCRDLEREKIEATHALAAQTRTLSEVQKNLDQFMNVLSIGADQVCLTNEKLGSGAYADVIIGHWHGMPVAVKKFHDLITTQRTIPTFRREVLTASRLHHPNIIRVCGAVMEDGIPFQIVSELLEGSVSEVIDAAHSSPCYLSHYEQISIVVQMTSAIAYLHGLQPRPYVHADIRPTNVLLTRDMKVKVADLGAAHLVESSKSAGPLSRQYLAPERMSPTSARSSLPSDVYSLGVSLIEIFTGVDAIPEERNSQLSQISNRRRLHRICFRMISDEERIRERPTSANCLAVLIREMEEVIENGSSAMKRLVKGEFEGEGDRRHKVVLSDTYHP from the exons ATGGCCCAATCAGCATCACCTGAACGTCGAACGAGTCACGAAAGTGCGTTGATTGGCGATGAATtgcatctcttcggtggAAGAACTGTGAAGAGTTCATTCTTTTTGAAATCATACACATATTATTTCTCGCGCGATGAAATTTGGACGTGTAATGTccaacaaaagaagaaatggatcCGTCGTGTTGCCGGAGGAAAGAatattcctcctccttgcgAAGGAGCACGATGCGTGGTCATCAATGGAATCATGTATTCGTACGGGGGAAGGAAGAAAGACGGGGGTCATCTGGGAGAGGTGTTTCGTTTggatccgaagaaaatgaaatggatCCAATTAGCCACGCCCATCCATGGAAAGAAACCATGGCAACGCCTCTCTTGCTGTTTGTGGGCCATTGGAAAAAGAatgatcatgtttgggggaTTCAGCCTACACATTCCTCAAGATCGTCTCCAATCAGGAGCACAATGCGATGTGGGAGTGAATAATGAGATTTATGAACTTGTATTTGAGGAGGGAAGGAAAAAAG GATATTGGTTAGATGTTGAATTAAGTGGAGAAAGACCACAACCACGTGCCCGTGCTGCTATGGAAACGATTGATCAACATCGAGGATTACTCCATAGAGGAGATGATGGTAGTCTTTTTGGAGAATCATTTGCTGATGCatttgtgattgatttgagagaaaag AAATGGATTTACATCAATTTTCTTCCGAAACCATCCGCTCGATTTCGTCACAGAATATGTCGATTATCGAAAAAAGGGTTTCAAGAAAGAAACTGCTTTCTTCTTGTTGGCGGGGACATCAAAGACAACGCTTCAGACAACGCCTACATTCTTGACTttgacaaaagaaaatcataCGCG TTTCACCTAAACCCGGAAATAGCACCTATTGATCATCACACTCTCCATTGCGTAGAGAATCGAGATGGATCTGCTCGGATCATTGTCACAGGGGGAGAAGACCGAAGAGAATTGAAAGAAGTTCTGAATGAATTTACTCTTG gTCCGTCAAACGACTCGTACATGAAGATTGAAACGCAGATAATTCCTTCAGCTCAATTGATATCAACAGTGTCTCAGAATGAATCACTTATCACTCGGAATATTGAAAgagaattggaagaaatgaG AATGGAAGTGGCGAAACTTCAAGATGAAAG AGCCCAATCTCATCAAGTCATagaagaacaaagaagacaaTTGGCGGAAGAGAGAATGCAAAA aACAAGATTGGAAGCACGATACCAGTCtttggaagaagagagatCTCGTCttgcagaagaaaa ATCTGCGTTAGAGACTAGTTGCAATTCgcttcagaaagaaaataacGTTTTAAG aacCAAAAATCGTGATTTGGAAAGGGAAAAGACAGACGTGATTTTCGCTTACGAAGCTCAAAC AACCCGATGTCGTGATTTGGAGAGGGAAAAGATAGAAGCGACTCATGCTTTGGCAGCGCAAAC GAGGACTCTCTCTGAAGTCCAAAAGAACCTCGATCAATTTATGAACGTACTCAGCATTGGTGCAGATCAAGTTTGCCTTACCAATGAAAAACTTGGCTCAGGAGCATATGCAG ACGTGATTATTGGTCATTGGCACGGAATGCCAGTTGCTGTGAAGAAATTTCACGATCTCATCACAACCCAAAGAACGATTCCGACATTCCGAAGAGAAGTTCTAACAGCGAGTCGACTCCATCATCCCAACATCATCCGTGTATGCGGGGCTGTAATGGAAGATGGAATTCCATTCCAAATCGTCTCCGAATTGCTCGAGGGATCAGTGAGCGAAGTCATTGATGCAGCTCACTCATCTCCATGCTATCTTTCTCACTATGAGCAGATCTCTATTGTCGtacaaatgacgtcagctattGCTTATCTACACGGGCTCCAACCTCGTCCCTACGTTCACGCTGACATTCGTCCGACTAATGTCTTACTGACGAGGGATATGAAAGTCAAAGTTGCTGATTTGGGAGCCGCCCACCTGGTGGAGAGCTCCAAATCAGCGGGGCCCTTAAGTCGCCAATATCTTGCTCCAGAACGAATGTCGCCTACGTCCGCACGCAGCTCATTGCCTAGCGATGTCTACAGTCTGGGCGTGTCtctaattgaaatattcacCGGGGTGGACGCTATTCCGGAAGAGAGGAATAGTCAGCTCAGTCAAATAagtaatcgtcgtcgtcttcatagAATTTGCTTCAGAATGATTTCGGATGAAGAGAGAATCAGAGAGAGGCCTACGAGTGCAAACTGCTTGGCCGTTTTAATAAGGGAAATGGAGGAAGTAATTGAGAACGGCTCTTCAGCCATGAAGAGATTGGTGAAGGGAgaatttgaaggagaaggtgATCGTCGTCACAAAGTCGTTCTCTCGGACACCTATCATCCTTAA
- the LOC136196370 gene encoding uncharacterized protein gives MAKILFPEPRTEHESAFIGDELHLFGGRNEKNHYFPRNEIWTCNVQEGKKWIRRFAEGKNIPPPCIGAQCVVINGIMNSYGGYKEGYRGFLGEVFCLDPKKMKWIQLATPIYRKKPWQRYDCCLWAIGGRMIMFGGFSYDIPQDGLQSGAQCNGWVNNEIYELLFEKGREKGYWLDVELSGERPQPRAGATMETIDQHRGLLHGGWDGGKSFDDAFVIDLREKKWICIDFLPKPSARHYHRICRLIKRGFERNNCFLMIGGYKKDFLDSGYIIDFDEQKSHKIDLTPDVAPIWNHTLHCVANQDGSAHLIISGGHDVNRKCQQMMKILTLGPSNESYTKIESLLLATSTSISDDRLSIRDVDQQMERMREQFETLQAGNSELTARCRDLQRQIQQQRHAMEAESRSHEAEKNEIRRQLHDERQAHETEKNDIRTQLRAERHTFESQRQSFQSQRQALESRCQGLESQRQTLQDSLQESRRSLDQFVQVLNISPQQIELTQDKLGTGAYADVLIGHWHGMDVAVKQFHELITTERTIPTFRREVLTASRLHHPNIVRVCGAIMRPGLPFQIVSELLEGSVSEVMDAAHSSGSYLSTYEQLSIAVEMTSAITYLHELSPRPYVHGDIRPTNVLVTRDMRVKVADLGAAHLLDSSKSVGPLSPNYLAPERMAPTSAHSSLPSDVYSLGVSLIEIFTGVGPIPEERSGQLSDLVNRAQLHEICSRMIAGERVERRPTSGECLTALRREIAELLRLGIPPMKRLAKGKFGGEGENRRHKVVLSEVLF, from the exons ATGGCCAAAATCCTATTTCCCGAGCCTCGAACTGAACACGAGAGTGCGTTCATAGGGGATGAATtgcatctcttcggtggaagaaacgagaagaaCCACTATTTCCCCCGCAACGAAATTTGGACTTGTAACGTCCAAGAAGGGAAGAAATGGATCCGCCGTTtcgctgaaggaaaaaatattcctcctccttgcaTCGGAGCACAATGCGTGGTCATCAATGGGATCATGAATTCGTACGGGGGATACAAGGAAGGCTACAGGGGTTTTCTGGGAGAGGTGTTTTGTTTggatccgaagaaaatgaaatggatCCAATTAGCCACGCCCATATATAGAAAGaaaccatggcaacgctACGACTGCTGTTTGTGGGCCATTGGAGGAAGAatgatcatgtttgggggaTTCAGCTATGACATTCCTCAAGATGGTCTCCAATCAGGAGCACAATGCAATGGTTGGGTGAATAATGAGATTTATGAATTATTATTTgagaaaggaagagaaaaag GATATTGGTTGGATGTTGAATTAAGTGGAGAAAGACCACAACCACGTGCCGGTGCTACCATGGAAACGATTGATCAACATCGAGGATTACTCCATGGAGGGTGGGATGGTGGGAAATCATTTGACGATGCATTTGTGATTGATTTaagagaaaag AAATGGATTTGCATCGATTTCCTTCCAAAACCATCCGCTCGACATTATCACAGAATATGTCGATTAATAAAAAGAGGATTCGAAAGAAACAATTGCTTTCTAATGATCGGCGGTTATAAGAAAGATTTTCTTGACAGCGGATatataattgattttgatgagCAAAAATCACACAAG ATTGACTTGACCCCGGATGTGGCTCCCATTTGGAACCACACCCTTCACTGTGTAGCCAATCAAGACGGCTCTGCTCATCTCATTATTTCTGGCGgacatgacgtcaatagAAAATGCCAGCAAATGATGAAAATTCTTACACTTG GTCCTTCAAACGAATCTTACACGAAAATTgaatctcttcttctcgctACATCTACGTCAATTTCAGATGATCGACTTAGCATCCGGGACGTTGACCAACAAATGGAAAGAATGCG AGAACAATTCGAAACTCTTCAAGCTGGAAA CTCTGAACTGACTGCTCGTTGCCGTGATCTTCAAAGGCAAATTCAACAACAAAG ACATGCCATGGAAGCTGAGAGCAGAAGCCATGAAGCAGAAAA AAATGAAATAAGGAGGCAGCTTCATGATGAACGCCAAGCCCATGAGACGGAAAA aaACGATATCAGAACGCAACTTCGCGCTGAACGACACACGTTTGAGTCGCAACGCCAATCTTTTCAATCTCAACGTCAAGCCTTGGAATCACGATGCCAAGGGCTCGAGTCTCAACGTCAAACTCTTCAAGACTCGCTCCAAGAATCGCGACGCAGTCTCGACCAATTTGTTCAAGTTCTAAACATTAGCCCGCAGCAGATAGAACTCACTCAGGACAAGCTTGGAACAGGAGCATATGCAG acgtGCTCATTGGCCATTGGCACGGCATGGACGTTGCTGTCAAGCAATTCCACGAACTCATCACGACCGAGAGAACGATTCCCACTTTTCGAAGAGAAGTTCTCACGGCCAGTCGACTCCATCATCCAAACATCGTGCGAGTATGCGGTGCTATAATGAGACCAGgtcttccttttcaaatcgtctccGAATTACTTGAGGGATCGGTTAGCGAAGTGATGGATGCCGCTCACTCGTCCGGCTCCTATCTCTCTACGTATGAGCAGCTCTCAATTGCagtcgaaatgacgtcggCTATTACGTATCTCCACGAGCTCTCTCCCCGTCCATACGTTCACGGTGATATTCGTCCGACGAATGTCTTGGTGACGAGGGATATGAGAGtcaaagtcgccgatttggGAGCTGCCCACCTGCTAGACAGCTCCAAATCAGTCGGTCCTCTCAGCCCAAATTATCTCGCTCCAGAACGAATGGCACCTACGTCGGCACACAGCTCGCTGCCCAGCGACGTCTATAGTCTGGGCGTTTCGCTGATTGAAATATTCACCGGAGTGGGACCGATTCCGGAAGAGAGAAGTGGCCAGCTAAGCGACTTAGTCAATCGTGCTCAGTTGCACGAAATCTGCTCAAGAATGATTGCTGGTGAAAGAGTAGAACGTCGTCCTACGAGTGGCGAATGCCTAACAGCTCTAAGAAGGGAAATAGCAGAACTGCTACGTTTGGGTATTCCGCCAATGAAGAGACTCGCAAAGGGAAAGTTTggaggagagggagagaATCGTCGCCACAAAGTTGTACTGTCTGAAGTCCTTTTTTAG